The Buttiauxella selenatireducens genome has a window encoding:
- the rpoD gene encoding RNA polymerase sigma factor RpoD — translation MEQNPQSQLKLLVQRGKEQGYLTYAEVNDHLPEDIVDSDQIEDIIQMINDMGIQVMEEAPDADDLLLAENSNNTDEDAEEAAAQVLSSVESEIGRTTDPVRMYMREMGTVELLTREGEIDIAKRIEDGINQVQCSVAEYPEAITYLLEQYDRVEAEEARLSDLITGFVDPNAEEDLAPTATHIGSELTSEENSDDDDEEEDEDDADDDNSIDPELAREKFGELRTQYERTRDTIKAKGRAHADSAAEILQLSEVFKQFRLVPKQFDYLVNSMRVMMDRVRTQERLIMRMCVEQCKMPKKNFITLFTGNETSETWFNAAIAMNKPWSEKLHDVADDVHRSLQKLQQIEEETGLTIEQVKDINRRMSIGEAKARRAKKEMVEANLRLVISIAKKYTNRGLQFLDLIQEGNIGLMKAVDKFEYRRGYKFSTYATWWIRQAITRSIADQARTIRIPVHMIETINKLNRISRQMLQEMGREPTPEELAERMLMPEDKIRKVLKIAKEPISMETPIGDDEDSHLGDFIEDTTLELPLDSATSESLRNATHDVLAGLTAREAKVLRMRFGIDMNTDHTLEEVGKQFDVTRERIRQIEAKALRKLRHPSRSEVLRSFLDD, via the coding sequence ATGGAGCAAAACCCGCAGTCACAGCTTAAACTTCTTGTCCAACGTGGTAAGGAGCAAGGCTATCTGACCTATGCTGAGGTCAATGACCATCTGCCGGAAGATATCGTCGACTCCGATCAGATCGAAGACATCATCCAAATGATCAATGACATGGGCATTCAGGTGATGGAAGAAGCACCTGACGCCGATGACCTGTTGCTTGCTGAAAACTCAAACAACACAGACGAAGATGCGGAAGAAGCTGCCGCTCAAGTACTGTCCAGCGTAGAATCTGAAATCGGGCGTACAACTGACCCGGTTCGCATGTACATGCGTGAAATGGGTACCGTTGAGCTGTTAACCCGTGAGGGTGAAATCGATATTGCTAAGCGTATCGAAGACGGTATCAACCAGGTTCAGTGTTCCGTTGCCGAATATCCGGAAGCGATCACTTATCTGCTTGAACAGTACGACCGTGTTGAAGCAGAAGAAGCACGCTTGTCTGATTTGATCACAGGTTTTGTTGACCCGAACGCAGAAGAAGATCTTGCCCCAACCGCCACTCACATTGGTTCTGAGCTGACTAGCGAAGAAAACAGTGATGATGACGACGAGGAAGAAGATGAAGACGACGCGGACGATGACAACAGCATCGACCCTGAACTCGCTCGTGAGAAATTTGGTGAACTGCGCACGCAGTACGAAAGAACTCGCGATACGATCAAAGCGAAAGGCCGTGCGCACGCAGATTCCGCTGCTGAAATCCTGCAACTGTCTGAAGTCTTCAAACAGTTCCGCCTGGTACCGAAGCAATTCGACTACCTGGTAAACAGCATGCGCGTCATGATGGACCGCGTTCGCACGCAAGAACGTCTCATCATGAGAATGTGTGTTGAACAGTGCAAAATGCCGAAGAAAAACTTCATCACACTGTTCACCGGCAACGAAACCAGCGAAACCTGGTTCAATGCCGCCATTGCAATGAACAAGCCATGGTCTGAAAAACTGCATGACGTCGCTGACGACGTGCATCGTAGCTTGCAGAAACTGCAACAAATTGAAGAAGAAACCGGCCTGACCATCGAGCAGGTTAAAGACATCAACCGTCGTATGTCCATCGGTGAAGCGAAAGCCCGCCGTGCGAAAAAAGAGATGGTTGAAGCAAACTTACGTCTGGTTATTTCTATCGCTAAGAAATATACCAACCGCGGTCTGCAATTCCTGGATTTGATTCAGGAAGGTAACATCGGTCTGATGAAAGCCGTTGATAAGTTTGAATACCGCCGTGGTTATAAGTTCTCAACTTATGCAACGTGGTGGATCCGTCAGGCTATCACCCGCTCCATCGCTGACCAGGCGCGCACCATCCGTATTCCGGTGCATATGATTGAGACAATTAACAAACTCAACCGTATTTCGCGTCAGATGTTGCAAGAGATGGGCCGTGAGCCAACTCCTGAAGAATTGGCTGAACGTATGCTGATGCCGGAAGACAAAATCCGTAAAGTGCTGAAGATCGCTAAAGAGCCAATCTCCATGGAAACGCCAATCGGCGACGATGAAGATTCACATCTGGGTGATTTCATCGAGGATACCACCCTCGAGTTGCCACTGGATTCTGCCACTTCCGAGAGTCTGCGTAACGCCACGCATGACGTGTTGGCTGGCCTGACTGCTCGTGAAGCGAAAGTACTGCGTATGCGTTTTGGTATCGACATGAATACCGACCACACGCTGGAAGAAGTGGGTAAACAGTTCGACGTCACCCGCGAACGTATCCGTCAGATCGAAGCGAAGGCACTGCGCAAACTGCGCCACCCAAGCCGTTCTGAAGTTCTGCGTAGCTTCCTGGACGACTAA
- the mug gene encoding G/U mismatch-specific DNA glycosylase: protein MELLVPNLQVVFCGINPGLSSAHKGYPFANASNRFWKVIHQAGFTEHQLAPEQWQQLQDYRCGITALVARPTVAASELMRDELRDGGEVLKEKVLRYQPRALAILGKQAFSSAFGLRNPPWGRQELKLGETEVWVLPNPSGLNRATLEQLVASYRELFLALK, encoded by the coding sequence ATGGAACTCTTAGTACCCAACCTGCAGGTGGTGTTTTGTGGTATCAATCCCGGCTTGTCCTCTGCTCATAAAGGTTATCCTTTTGCTAACGCCAGTAATCGTTTCTGGAAGGTGATCCATCAGGCTGGTTTTACCGAGCATCAGTTGGCACCAGAGCAGTGGCAGCAATTACAGGACTATCGCTGCGGTATAACGGCTCTGGTTGCACGTCCGACCGTAGCGGCCAGTGAGTTGATGCGTGATGAGCTGCGGGACGGCGGGGAAGTGTTAAAAGAGAAAGTCTTGCGCTATCAGCCACGAGCGTTAGCGATTCTAGGGAAACAAGCGTTCAGCAGTGCGTTTGGGCTGAGAAATCCACCGTGGGGACGGCAGGAGTTGAAGTTGGGGGAGACCGAAGTGTGGGTTTTACCCAATCCCAGCGGGTTGAATCGTGCCACTCTGGAACAACTTGTTGCGAGTTACCGCGAACTGTTTTTGGCATTGAAATAG
- a CDS encoding McrB family protein, with translation MSRYTGEEQAEQILNAASEWRQRCLINGISLFSDKNFWNSQYLAEIESNVVNSQLELEGNFMLRLKEQLAGVSPEAKQFTAEMLWLLYLCASNISIKTKREQIKTIWDLSGELLNTDHAMLQSTVLSGIGSAGTGFNTFRAREFAYLTNVLKALLALPSAEREARLSDGFSFGEWLSAIPENASRQFRHMLMFLLFPDEFERVFSNNDRRTIIRVFKPHQKEELSAVAMDRALLEIRHEQEEKQHTQQLDFYVPPLSSIWQKTTEPVEQPAVIEPIDEALTQPEIMEPLNLILFGPPGTGKTYELNQLKAKYVSEAQTLTRKQWLTEQLADKSWCDVVFMALTDLSGKAKVPAIREHEFVKTKATALERTKNLHQTIWSTLQNHAAIDSNTVKFERRTAPYLFDKNSDSTWFLLPEAREECADLVSLVSSLKKPSENNKTINRYEFITFHQAYSYEDFVEGIRPELDEDSRELSYSPQDGVFRRICQRAEADPVHRYAIFIDEINRGNVAKIFGELITLIETDKRTSGDKGMHITLPYSRKPFGVPKNLDIYGTMNTADRSIALLDTALRRRFRFKELMPDSSKIAGSDDAGNILDEDGNQINLRKLLDAMNHRIRFLLSRDLMLGHAYLCPVTNLTQLKTVFLNQLIPLLQEYFYEDWYKIQLVFRDIDATGKLVEAPLIRHAKLTSKDVFGFTHDDFEEVVEYRVSVAQEITPDSIRKIYED, from the coding sequence ATGAGTCGCTATACCGGTGAAGAACAAGCAGAACAAATTTTAAATGCAGCAAGTGAATGGCGCCAGCGCTGCCTAATTAATGGCATCTCGCTTTTCAGTGACAAAAACTTCTGGAACAGCCAATATCTGGCAGAAATTGAATCTAATGTAGTTAATAGTCAGTTGGAGCTGGAAGGCAATTTTATGCTTCGGCTTAAAGAGCAGTTAGCCGGTGTTTCACCTGAAGCAAAACAATTCACTGCGGAAATGCTTTGGTTACTGTATCTCTGTGCCAGCAATATCAGCATCAAAACCAAGCGTGAGCAGATAAAAACTATTTGGGATTTGTCCGGCGAGCTGCTAAATACCGATCACGCTATGCTGCAAAGCACAGTACTTTCCGGTATCGGCAGCGCAGGAACAGGGTTTAATACTTTCCGCGCGCGTGAATTTGCGTATCTCACTAATGTGCTAAAGGCACTTTTAGCTCTACCCTCTGCCGAACGTGAAGCGCGACTGAGTGATGGTTTCTCGTTTGGAGAGTGGCTTAGCGCTATCCCTGAAAATGCCAGCCGCCAGTTCCGCCATATGCTGATGTTTTTGCTGTTCCCCGATGAATTTGAACGCGTTTTTAGCAACAATGATCGTCGTACTATCATCCGCGTCTTCAAACCACATCAGAAAGAAGAACTATCCGCTGTTGCTATGGACAGAGCGCTACTAGAGATTCGTCATGAACAAGAAGAAAAACAACATACCCAGCAGCTCGATTTCTACGTCCCACCACTATCCAGTATCTGGCAAAAAACTACAGAACCTGTCGAACAGCCTGCGGTAATCGAGCCCATTGATGAAGCGCTCACGCAGCCCGAAATAATGGAGCCATTGAACTTAATTTTGTTCGGCCCACCGGGCACTGGTAAAACCTACGAGTTAAATCAGCTGAAAGCAAAATATGTCAGCGAAGCTCAGACATTGACGCGAAAGCAATGGCTGACCGAACAGCTCGCCGATAAATCATGGTGTGATGTAGTTTTTATGGCACTAACAGATTTAAGTGGTAAAGCAAAAGTACCTGCTATTCGCGAACATGAATTTGTGAAAACCAAAGCAACAGCGTTAGAAAGAACAAAAAACTTGCATCAAACAATTTGGTCAACCTTGCAAAATCATGCAGCTATTGATTCGAACACCGTGAAATTTGAGCGCCGTACAGCGCCTTACCTTTTTGATAAAAATAGTGATAGCACATGGTTTTTGCTTCCTGAAGCTAGAGAAGAATGTGCTGATTTAGTTAGTTTGGTTTCTTCACTTAAAAAGCCTTCTGAAAATAATAAAACTATCAACCGCTACGAGTTCATCACTTTCCATCAGGCATACAGTTATGAAGACTTCGTAGAAGGCATCCGCCCGGAGTTAGACGAAGATAGCCGTGAATTAAGCTACTCGCCACAGGATGGCGTATTTCGCCGTATCTGCCAGCGTGCCGAAGCTGATCCGGTGCATCGCTACGCCATCTTTATCGATGAAATTAACCGTGGCAACGTAGCAAAAATATTCGGCGAGTTAATAACACTGATTGAAACCGACAAACGCACCAGCGGCGACAAAGGCATGCACATTACCCTGCCCTATTCTCGCAAGCCATTTGGAGTGCCTAAAAATCTGGATATTTACGGCACGATGAACACTGCAGATCGCTCAATCGCACTGTTGGATACCGCTTTACGCCGCCGCTTCCGTTTTAAAGAACTGATGCCGGACAGCAGCAAAATAGCAGGCTCAGATGATGCGGGAAATATTCTTGATGAAGATGGCAACCAGATTAACCTGCGCAAACTGCTGGATGCAATGAACCACCGTATCCGCTTTCTTCTAAGCCGCGATCTCATGCTTGGCCATGCTTATCTTTGCCCGGTGACTAACCTCACACAGCTAAAGACGGTTTTCCTGAACCAGTTAATTCCGCTCCTGCAGGAATACTTCTATGAAGACTGGTACAAAATACAACTGGTGTTCCGCGATATCGACGCAACCGGTAAGTTGGTAGAAGCTCCGCTGATTAGACATGCAAAGTTGACCAGCAAAGATGTTTTTGGCTTTACCCACGATGACTTTGAAGAGGTTGTTGAATATCGGGTTTCGGTTGCACAAGAAATAACGCCCGACTCAATCCGTAAAATTTACGAGGATTAA
- the dnaG gene encoding DNA primase, with product MAGRIPRVFINDLLARTDIIDLIDARVKLKKQGKNYHACCPFHNEKTPSFTVNGEKQFYHCFGCGAHGNAIDFLMNYDKLEFVESVEELSAMHNLEVPYEAGSGPSQIERHQRQSLYQLMDGLNAFYQQSLAQQSAEPARQYLAQRGLSTEVIQHFAIGYAPPGWDNVLKRFGGNSENRQALTDAGMLVTNDQGRSYDRFRERVMFPIRDKRGRVIGFGGRVLGDALPKYLNSPETDIFHKGRQLYGLYEAQQSQPEPSRLLVVEGYMDVVALAQYGISYAVASLGTSTTADHIQLLFRVTDTVVCCYDGDRAGRDAAWRALETALPYMTDGRQLRFMFLPDGEDPDTLVRKEGKEAFEARMEQALPLSTFLFNSLMPQVDLSSPDGRARLSTLALPLISQVPGETLRIYLRQELGNKLGILDDSQLEKLMPKLAENSTPRPAPQLKRTTMRILIGLLVQNPELAPSVPPLNGLEQAKLPGLKLFIDLVNTCLAQPGLTTGQLLELYRGTNEAATLEKLSSWDDIADKDIAEKTFNDALEHMFDSVLELRFEELMARSRTTGLTPAEREEVRVITESRAKK from the coding sequence ATGGCTGGACGAATTCCACGTGTTTTCATCAATGACTTGCTGGCTCGCACCGACATCATCGATCTGATCGATGCGCGTGTTAAGCTTAAAAAGCAGGGCAAGAACTATCATGCGTGCTGTCCGTTCCATAACGAAAAAACCCCCTCTTTCACCGTAAACGGTGAAAAACAGTTTTACCATTGCTTCGGCTGTGGGGCTCATGGCAACGCCATCGATTTTTTAATGAACTATGACAAGCTTGAATTTGTCGAAAGCGTTGAAGAACTGTCGGCAATGCACAATCTTGAAGTGCCTTACGAAGCAGGTAGCGGACCGAGCCAGATTGAACGTCATCAACGGCAAAGTCTGTATCAATTGATGGACGGCCTGAACGCCTTTTATCAGCAATCCCTGGCTCAACAATCAGCAGAACCTGCTCGCCAGTATCTGGCACAGCGCGGTTTAAGTACTGAAGTTATTCAGCATTTCGCCATCGGCTATGCCCCTCCCGGCTGGGACAACGTGTTAAAGCGTTTTGGCGGCAACAGCGAAAACCGTCAGGCACTGACGGACGCAGGCATGCTGGTAACTAACGATCAGGGGCGCAGTTACGACCGCTTCCGCGAAAGGGTGATGTTCCCCATCCGCGACAAGCGTGGCCGGGTAATTGGTTTTGGTGGCCGTGTGCTGGGCGATGCCCTGCCAAAGTACCTGAACTCCCCGGAAACCGATATTTTCCATAAAGGCCGCCAGCTCTATGGCCTGTATGAAGCCCAACAGAGCCAGCCTGAACCCTCGCGTTTGCTGGTTGTGGAAGGCTACATGGATGTAGTGGCGTTGGCACAGTACGGTATTTCTTACGCCGTTGCCTCACTGGGTACCTCAACCACCGCTGACCACATCCAACTGCTGTTTCGGGTTACTGATACCGTTGTCTGTTGTTATGACGGGGATCGCGCAGGACGAGACGCCGCATGGCGCGCGCTGGAAACTGCACTACCTTATATGACAGACGGGCGCCAGTTACGCTTTATGTTCCTGCCTGACGGTGAAGACCCCGACACGCTGGTGCGTAAAGAAGGTAAAGAAGCATTTGAAGCGCGCATGGAACAAGCCCTGCCGCTGTCTACGTTTCTTTTTAATAGCCTGATGCCGCAGGTCGATTTAAGTTCTCCTGATGGACGTGCGCGCCTGAGCACCCTTGCATTACCCCTGATTAGTCAGGTGCCTGGTGAAACTTTGCGTATTTACTTACGCCAGGAATTGGGCAACAAACTGGGTATTCTGGACGATAGCCAGCTTGAAAAGTTGATGCCTAAGCTTGCGGAAAACAGTACGCCGCGCCCAGCTCCACAGCTAAAACGCACAACCATGCGTATACTGATAGGACTATTGGTTCAAAATCCAGAGTTGGCACCGAGTGTTCCGCCGCTAAATGGTCTGGAGCAGGCAAAGTTGCCAGGGTTGAAACTCTTTATCGACCTGGTAAATACCTGTCTGGCGCAACCGGGTTTAACCACCGGGCAGCTTTTAGAGCTATATCGCGGCACAAATGAAGCGGCCACCCTTGAAAAACTCTCTTCATGGGACGATATAGCAGATAAGGACATTGCAGAAAAAACGTTCAACGATGCACTGGAACATATGTTTGATTCCGTACTGGAGTTGAGGTTTGAAGAATTGATGGCACGTTCCAGAACAACCGGGCTAACGCCTGCGGAACGTGAGGAAGTCCGTGTGATAACAGAATCACGCGCGAAAAAGTAA
- a CDS encoding YagK/YfjJ domain-containing protein, translating into MSNPLINQVTKPSVSQESIPVFNNITPDKPGKLVEYKPKGTFVFKEVMWSVLPEKRDQDTKIMKRIFGAVDKVSAMSRFLAVRYDFRLPAYIADNHVMDNFHNLLFRQLGKYYPKSFISYLWVREQGSGEAQHYHYLLMLDGNYIRYPNKLNTIVRHCWEQAAGGSVWFPENGYYFVAENDLKTYTELMLRVSYLGKRRTKESINKGIKLVGSGMRKPKPVAPPRQKSAITPCKPINQKAGTKANDQDMALKSTYSGMLDKYFLGKARLPAVLRKRSSYELYDENKWWCNSPRWPGHRHNYVLEALITGISLSDYARKYKLNPVRVYANCRRVGGQSLKIIHWAWHRYCFQQSNSTLDNYMHSHRLHKKTANKQLRRKPMSSHWSQHFDRYYQQYWPKGWTVADYCREHNLVPSTARRYIVDFPFIGVIDPFLLKPWL; encoded by the coding sequence ATGAGCAATCCTCTGATTAATCAAGTAACAAAGCCATCAGTAAGTCAGGAATCCATCCCGGTATTTAATAATATTACGCCCGACAAACCAGGCAAACTTGTTGAATATAAGCCAAAGGGAACGTTTGTTTTCAAAGAAGTGATGTGGTCTGTGCTGCCAGAGAAACGCGACCAGGATACGAAGATCATGAAAAGAATCTTCGGCGCAGTTGATAAGGTGTCAGCTATGTCTCGCTTTCTTGCGGTCAGATATGATTTTCGCCTCCCTGCCTATATTGCGGATAATCACGTCATGGATAATTTCCATAACTTACTTTTCCGCCAGTTGGGCAAGTACTACCCAAAATCGTTTATTAGCTACCTATGGGTAAGAGAACAAGGCTCAGGGGAAGCCCAGCATTATCATTATTTGCTGATGCTGGATGGTAACTACATACGTTACCCAAATAAGCTGAATACTATTGTTCGGCATTGCTGGGAACAAGCTGCTGGTGGTTCGGTATGGTTCCCGGAAAACGGTTATTACTTTGTGGCTGAAAATGACCTCAAGACCTATACCGAACTGATGCTAAGAGTTAGTTATCTGGGTAAGCGCCGAACAAAAGAGTCAATTAATAAAGGTATTAAACTTGTTGGCTCAGGCATGCGCAAACCGAAACCTGTCGCGCCTCCACGCCAAAAATCTGCAATAACACCCTGCAAGCCAATCAACCAAAAGGCGGGGACGAAAGCCAACGACCAGGATATGGCGTTGAAATCCACCTACTCAGGAATGTTGGACAAATATTTCCTGGGTAAAGCCCGATTACCCGCTGTTTTACGTAAACGTTCATCCTATGAACTTTATGACGAAAATAAATGGTGGTGTAATTCACCACGTTGGCCCGGTCATCGTCATAACTATGTGTTAGAGGCTCTGATTACTGGGATCAGCCTTTCTGATTACGCACGCAAGTACAAGTTGAATCCAGTACGGGTATATGCCAACTGTCGCCGAGTTGGGGGGCAAAGCCTTAAAATTATTCACTGGGCATGGCACCGCTATTGCTTCCAGCAGAGCAATTCCACACTGGATAATTACATGCACAGCCATCGACTACACAAGAAAACAGCTAATAAGCAGTTACGGCGTAAGCCAATGAGCTCTCACTGGAGCCAACATTTTGATAGATATTATCAACAGTACTGGCCTAAAGGCTGGACTGTTGCCGACTACTGCCGTGAACACAACCTGGTCCCCAGCACTGCCAGACGCTATATAGTCGATTTTCCATTTATAGGCGTGATAGACCCGTTCTTGTTAAAACCATGGCTTTAG
- a CDS encoding helix-turn-helix transcriptional regulator: protein MLQLLDCSRTTLYRWVKAGMFPQPIMHEGRTVGWPANTYQCWLEQNNK from the coding sequence ATGCTTCAGCTCCTCGATTGCAGTCGCACCACCCTCTACCGTTGGGTCAAAGCTGGCATGTTCCCACAGCCGATAATGCATGAGGGGCGAACCGTAGGATGGCCAGCCAATACATATCAATGCTGGCTCGAGCAAAATAACAAGTAA